One region of Culex pipiens pallens isolate TS chromosome 2, TS_CPP_V2, whole genome shotgun sequence genomic DNA includes:
- the LOC120428102 gene encoding histone acetyltransferase KAT7-like, which translates to MPPRKKSTSSTESSSGSSSDSSSSDSSSSGSDSGSSSSESDSSSSQETTTARTSNTNSSANTPKANEKVVRRRSSEVANNASGAASKTSASSGTVKEVDKASATAKVIAQKQQKLSKSSVSSSDEDSSPESKPVVQKKVQQAEAAKKKAQEKQPAQQAPVAPPITGGKVPPSVIKQQQQAHHHQQQSQPKSAPITKGAAKSAGVGAKEPPKITPPIAKKGGGPNPAASSAPSTKAKKKSIFSPVNSSESEDEKEKQPQKDRRPSAGGATASVAPMSSVTEGKATAGGKVATAQKSGKEGTAAAGKETSMESAGSQQQQNQQRGRGRPRKTPATGGSTGSSSTSTSTTTTATTTSTTGPVTKPVALVKPHVVSSTLATGSKSSSTTSSTQRQTSSQSAQKPPEEDISSATSTSTDSSSGSGSSDSDSDSSEDSTPSNSANTAATSAAAQELKKSNANMKRPLERTPQKGSGDGKDGGGSDSEGEGTKQTRKLTRSSSTRKSKHLLGKNASETESDGDSVKRSASKSPVKKAPIVPTKGKAKNSSKKKDAVVKELMQVEEPEPVENRCPLVACDTLGHLGGQFERHYTLEACPMFHNMSSQHTKDALQERKRREEERKKCTPVYEGSKKIQTPDQKAYLQKIRDIRLKFKPNPPPMEKPRPMSERDENEIDLEPKLEGIVPDYDLQLFREAQAAASECMENELRELVTGKGTRFISMGRHIMQVWYQSPYPDDVARLPKLYLCEFCLRYQKSEVGMKRHAAKCVWRHPPGDEIYRKGKLGVWQVDGKRHKQYCQHLCLLAKFFLDHKTLYYDVEPFLFYVMTLADSDGCHTVGYFSKEKNSFLNYNVSCILTLPPYQRKGYGRLLIDFSKHDRHTDAIYYQVKI; encoded by the exons atgccgCCAAGAAAAAAG TCAACGAGCAGCACGGAATCAAGCAGCGGAAGCTCTTCGGATTCCAGTTCCAGCGATAGCAGCTCGAGCGGAAGCGATTCTGGAAGTTCTAGCAGTGAGAGCGACTCGTCCAGCTCGCAGGAAACGACTACGGCAAGAACTAGCAACACCAACTCAAGCGCCAATA CTCCCAAAGCCAACGAGAAGGTCGTTCGCCGTCGCAGCTCGGAAGTGGCCAACAATGCATCCGGAGCCGCATCCAAAACATCAGCCTCATCCGGAACCGTCAAGGAGGTGGACAAGGCCAGCGCAACCGCCAAAGTGATCGCCCAAAAGCAGCAGAAACTCTCGAAAAGTTCCGTTTCCTCCAGCGATGAAGATTCCTCGCCGGAAAGCAAACCGGTCGTCCAGAAAAAGGTTCAGCAAGCGGAAGCCGCCAAAAAGAAGGCCCAGGAAAAGCAACCTGCCCAACAAGCACCAGTCGCTCCCCCAATAACCGGCGGAAAGGTCCCTCCCTCCGTGATCAAACAGCAACAGCAAGCTCACCATCACCAGCAGCAATCTCAACCGAAATCCGCCCCTATTACGAAGGGAGCGGCCAAATCCGCCGGCGTTGGCGCCAAAGAACCGCCCAAAATTACCCCTCCGATAGCGAAAAAGGGTGGCGGTCCCAATCCGGCGGCCTCTTCAGCACCGTCCACAAAGGCGAAGAAGAAGAGCATCTTTTCGCCGGTCAATTCTTCCGAGTCGGAAGATGAGAAGGAAAAGCAACCGCAGAAGGACCGGAGGCCATCGGCCGGAGGAGCCACGGCCAGTGTGGCGCCGATGAGTTCCGTGACGGAGGGAAAGGCAACGGCGGGAGGAAAGGTTGCGACCGCGCAGAAATCTGGCAAGGAAGGGACGGCTGCGGCTGGGAAGGAGACGAGCATGGAAAGTGCCGGaagtcagcagcagcagaatcAACAGAGGG GTCGTGGCCGCCCTCGCAAAACCCCTGCCACAGGTGGCAGTACCggaagcagcagcaccagcaccagCACAACTACCACCGCAACGACCACTAGTACAACCGGTCCGGTTACCAAACCAGTGGCCCTGGTCAAACCACACGTAGTGTCATCCACTCTTGCAACCGGTTCCAAATCAAGCTCTACAACCTCATCAACCCAACGCCAAACTTCCTCTCAATCGGCACAAAAACCGCCAGAAGAGGACATTTCCTCCGCCACCTCCACTTCAACGGATTCTTCCTCCGGATCCGGCTCTTCGGACAGCGATTCCGATTCCTCAGAAGACTCGACTCCATCGAATTCAGCCAACACGGCCGCGACGTCCGCAGCCGCGCAAGAGCTCAAGAAGAGCAACGCCAACATGAAGCGTCCGCTGGAAAGGACCCCGCAGAAAGGGAGCGGAGACGGGAAGGACGGTGGCGGAAGTGACAGTGAGGGCGAGGGGACGAAGCAGACGCGCAAGTTGACGAGGTCGTCGAGTACGCGCAAGTCGAAGCATCTGCTGGGGAAGAATGCTTCGGAGACGGAATCGGACGGGGACAGTGTGAAGAGGTCGGCGTCCAAGAGTCCGGTGAAGAAGGCGCCGATTGTGCCGACGAAGGGCAAGGCGAAGAACAGTAGCAAGAAGAAGGACGCTGTGGTGAAGGAGTTGATGCAG GTCGAGGAACCGGAACCAGTTGAAAACCGCTGCCCTCTGGTAGCCTGCGACACGCTAGGCCACCTCGGTGGTCAGTTCGAGCGGCACTACACGCTGGAAGCGTGCCCAATGTTCCACAACATGTCCTCCCAGCACACCAAGGATGCCCTCCAGGAGCGCAAACGTCGCGAAGAGGAACGCAAAAAGTGCACCCCGGTCTACGAGGGCTCCAAGAAGATCCAAACGCCGGACCAGAAGGCCTACCTCCAGAAAATCCGCGACATCCGGCTCAAGTTCAAACCGAACCCACCCCCGATGGAGAAGCCCCGACCCATGTCCGAACGGGACGAGAATGAGATTGACTTGGAACCCAAGCTGGAGGGAATCGTCCCCGACTACGATCTGCAGCTGTTCCGGGAGGCGCAAGCCGCCGCCAGTGAGTGCATGGAGAACGAACTGCGCGAGTTGGTCACGGGCAAGGGAACGCGGTTCATCTCGATGGGACGGCACATCATGCAGGTCTGGTACCAGAGTCCGTACCCGGACGATGTGGCCCGGCTGCCGAAGCTGTACCTGTGCGAGTTTTGTTTGCGGTACCAAAAGTCCGAGGTCGGCATGAAGCGGCACGCGGCCAAGTGCGTGTGGCGGCATCCGCCGGGCGATGAG ATCTACCGGAAGGGTAAGCTGGGTGTGTGGCAGGTTGACGGTAAGCGGCACAAGCAGTACTGTCAGCATCTGTGCCTGCTGGCCAAGTTCTTCCTAGACCACAAGACGCTGTACTACGACGTGGAGCCGTTTCTGTTCTACGTGATGACGCTGGCGGATAGCGACGGGTGCCACACGGTGGGGTACTTCAGCAAG